The proteins below are encoded in one region of Zerene cesonia ecotype Mississippi chromosome 26, Zerene_cesonia_1.1, whole genome shotgun sequence:
- the LOC119837122 gene encoding plasminogen receptor (KT)-like, producing MGNLISINLEDHYKSNEKFLQSLNEIAIERQIQLQNQMAERQRATAVARSRDLFLWFTAFHITAATGLFTGFRRTKRAYFLIPLIPLTFVNLYYWDLAYGNKLHRIRMEAEHIMTHEVDMLKVPCGLPTPSSIDQGREAEEETKKIHPPMP from the exons atggGCAACCTTATATCCATTAATTTGGAGGATCATTATAAAAGCAATGAAAAGTTCCTACAAAGCTTAAACGAAATAGCG ATTGAGAGACAAATTCAATTGCAAAATCAAATGGCAGAAAGGCAAAGGGCAACAGCAGTTGCGAGAAGCAGGGATTTGTTTCTCTGGTTCACAGCATTTCATATTACTGCTGCAACTGGTCTATTTACTGG GTTCCGAAGGACGAAAAGAGCATATTTCTTGATACCACTTATCCCACTGACATTTGTGAATTTGTATTATTGGGATCTGGCATATGGCAACAAGTTGCACAGGATTAGAA TGGAAGCAGAGCACATAATGACTCATGAAGTGGACATGCTTAAAGTACCTTGCGGACTTCCAACGCCATCCTCTATTGATCAGGGCAGAGAGGCAGAAGAGGAGACTAAAAAAATCCATCCTCCGATGCCTTAA
- the LOC119836931 gene encoding plasminogen receptor (KT)-like: MGGLISINIENQYKKNEKFLQSLNEIAIERQIQLQNQMAERQKAAAIAGSRDFFLWFTTFHATVATGLLAGFGKTKKPFLLVPLVPLSFVNLYYYDLAYGNKLHRIRMEAEHIMSNEADILKVPCGLPTPASIDERRKLEEETKKIHPPMP; the protein is encoded by the exons atgggcGGCCTCATATccattaatatagaaaatcaatataaaaagaatgaaAAGTTCTTACAAAGCTTAAATGAAATAGCG ATCGAAAGACAAATTCAATTGCAAAACCAAATGGCAGAAAGGCAAAAGGCAGCAGCTATAGCAGGCAGCAGGGATTTCTTTCTATGGTTCACAACATTTCATGCTACAGTTGCAACTGGATTATTAGCTGg GTTCGGAAAGACTAAAAAACCATTTTTATTGGTACCTCTTGTTCCACTTTCATTTgtgaatttgtattattatgatttggCATATGGCAACAAATTACACAGGATAAGAA tggAAGCAGAGCACATAATGAGTAATGAAGCAGATATACTGAAAGTGCCTTGTGGGTTACCAACACCCGCTTCTATTGACGAGAGAAGAAAGTTGGAAGAAGAGACTAAGAAAATCCACCCTCCGATgccttaa